One Pseudomonas fluorescens genomic region harbors:
- a CDS encoding response regulator transcription factor: MPNILLVEDDTALAELISSYLERNGYSVSVIGRGDHVRERARLNPPDLVILDLMLPGLDGLQVCRLLRADSATLPILMLTARDDSHDQVLGLEMGADDYVTKPCEPRVLLARVRTLLRRSSLGEPLTVNDRIVMGNLCIDLSERTVSWRDQPVELSSGEYNLLVVLARHAGEVLSRDQILQRLRGIEFNGTDRSVDVAISKLRRKFDDHAGEARKIKTVWGKGYLFSRSEWEC, translated from the coding sequence ATGCCCAACATCCTCCTGGTCGAAGACGACACCGCCCTCGCCGAACTGATTTCCAGCTACCTCGAACGCAACGGTTATTCGGTCAGCGTCATCGGCCGGGGTGACCACGTGCGTGAGCGGGCGCGGCTCAATCCGCCGGACCTGGTGATTCTCGACCTGATGCTGCCGGGGCTCGATGGCCTGCAAGTCTGTCGCTTGCTCAGGGCAGATTCGGCGACGCTGCCGATTCTGATGCTGACCGCCCGCGACGACAGCCACGATCAAGTGCTGGGCCTGGAAATGGGCGCTGACGATTACGTCACCAAGCCCTGCGAGCCCCGTGTTTTGCTGGCGCGTGTGCGCACGTTGTTGCGTCGCAGCAGCCTCGGCGAGCCGCTGACGGTCAACGACCGCATCGTCATGGGTAATCTGTGCATCGACCTGTCCGAGCGCACGGTGAGCTGGCGCGATCAGCCGGTCGAACTGTCCAGTGGGGAATACAATTTGCTGGTGGTGCTGGCCCGGCACGCCGGCGAAGTGCTCAGTCGTGACCAGATTCTGCAACGTCTGCGCGGTATCGAATTCAACGGCACCGACCGCTCGGTGGACGTGGCGATTTCCAAGCTTCGGCGCAAATTCGACGACCATGCCGGCGAAGCGCGCAAGATCAAAACCGTGTGGGGCAAGGGTTACTTGTTCAGCCGGTCCGAGTGGGAATGCTGA
- a CDS encoding ATP-binding protein → MFRLLFRLYLVTIVSYSAAIYLVPDLVVMAFRERFVTYNLDYSRGLQTLIARQFHTAPREQWPALAVSLNKDFQPLGIILARIDSADFTAIERQRLRRGENIVRIGDWGWRTLAAAPLDNDTAVKMIVPPDPMDVNLLYWSINVLIGASLLACLLLWLRPHWRDLERLKATAERFGKGHLGERTNITASSNIGSLANVFDTMAGDIEKLLNQQRDLLNAVSHELRTPLTRLDFGLALALSDDLPTASRERLQGLVAHIRELDELVLELLSYSRLQNPAQIPEQVQVSLDEFIDSILGSVDEELESPEIVIDVLLHGQLERFALDPRLTARAIQNLLRNAMRYCEKRIQIGVQVNGAGCEIWVDDDGIGIPEDERERIFEPFYRLDRSRDRATGGFGLGLAISRRALEAQGGTLTAESSPLGGARFRLWLPITD, encoded by the coding sequence ATGTTTCGCCTGCTTTTTCGCCTGTATCTGGTGACGATCGTTTCCTACAGCGCGGCCATCTACCTGGTGCCGGATCTGGTGGTCATGGCCTTCCGCGAGCGCTTCGTCACCTACAACCTGGACTATTCGCGTGGCCTGCAAACGCTGATCGCCAGACAGTTCCACACCGCGCCGCGGGAACAGTGGCCGGCGCTTGCCGTGTCGTTGAACAAGGATTTTCAGCCGCTGGGCATAATCCTGGCACGCATCGACAGCGCCGATTTCACGGCCATTGAGCGGCAACGCCTTCGCCGAGGCGAAAACATAGTGCGCATTGGTGACTGGGGTTGGCGAACGCTGGCGGCGGCACCGCTGGACAACGACACCGCCGTGAAAATGATCGTCCCGCCGGATCCGATGGACGTCAATCTGTTGTACTGGAGCATCAACGTGCTGATTGGCGCGAGCCTGTTGGCGTGTCTGCTGTTGTGGTTGCGCCCGCACTGGCGCGATCTGGAACGCCTCAAAGCCACGGCCGAACGCTTCGGTAAAGGCCATCTCGGCGAGCGCACCAACATCACCGCAAGTTCGAACATTGGTAGCCTGGCGAACGTCTTCGATACCATGGCCGGCGATATCGAGAAACTGCTGAACCAGCAACGCGATCTGCTCAACGCGGTTTCCCACGAATTGCGCACGCCGCTGACGCGCCTGGATTTCGGCCTGGCGCTGGCCCTGTCCGACGATTTGCCGACCGCCAGCCGCGAGCGTCTTCAGGGTCTGGTCGCGCATATCCGCGAACTGGACGAGTTGGTGCTTGAGCTGCTGTCGTACAGCCGCTTGCAAAATCCCGCGCAAATACCCGAGCAGGTCCAGGTGTCGCTGGATGAATTCATCGACAGCATTCTTGGCAGTGTCGACGAGGAGCTCGAATCGCCGGAGATCGTCATCGACGTTCTGCTGCACGGCCAGCTCGAGCGCTTCGCTCTGGACCCGCGCCTGACCGCCCGGGCGATCCAGAATCTGCTGCGCAATGCCATGCGCTATTGCGAAAAACGCATCCAGATTGGCGTGCAGGTCAACGGTGCCGGTTGCGAAATCTGGGTGGACGACGACGGCATCGGCATCCCCGAGGACGAGCGTGAGCGGATCTTCGAACCGTTCTACCGCTTGGACCGCAGCCGCGACCGCGCTACCGGTGGCTTTGGCCTGGGCCTGGCAATCAGCCGCCGGGCCTTGGAAGCACAGGGCGGCACATTGACCGCAGAAAGCTCGCCGCTGGGTGGGGCACGGTTCAGGTTGTGGCTACCGATTACTGATTAA
- the pncA gene encoding bifunctional nicotinamidase/pyrazinamidase, translating into MPISSRTALLVIDVQNDFIPGGSLPVPGGEQIVPLINHLARQFQQVVIAQDWHPRGHTSFASSHPGHQPYDVIELPYGEQTLWPEHCVQATAGAEFHPELDLPHAQLVIRKGCNPDIDSYSAFLEADRVTTTGLAGYLKERGIDTVYMVGLALDFCVMYSALDARAAGFNTFVVLDACRAIDMDGSLATAIERMQAAGVELIQSTKLI; encoded by the coding sequence ATGCCGATTTCGTCTCGCACTGCATTATTGGTTATCGATGTTCAGAACGACTTCATTCCGGGAGGCAGCCTGCCGGTGCCCGGCGGTGAGCAGATCGTGCCGCTGATCAACCACCTGGCGCGTCAGTTCCAGCAAGTGGTCATCGCTCAGGACTGGCACCCTCGCGGCCACACCTCTTTCGCCTCCAGCCATCCCGGCCACCAGCCTTACGATGTCATTGAATTGCCTTACGGTGAACAGACGCTGTGGCCCGAGCATTGTGTGCAAGCTACAGCCGGCGCCGAGTTTCACCCGGAGCTGGACCTGCCCCACGCCCAACTGGTTATCCGCAAAGGCTGCAATCCGGACATCGATAGTTACTCGGCGTTTCTCGAAGCCGACCGTGTAACCACCACGGGCTTGGCCGGCTACTTGAAAGAACGCGGGATCGACACGGTTTACATGGTCGGCTTGGCACTGGATTTCTGCGTGATGTACTCGGCGCTGGATGCACGAGCGGCAGGATTCAATACGTTCGTGGTGCTGGATGCGTGTCGAGCGATTGATATGGATGGCTCGCTCGCGACTGCGATTGAGCGGATGCAAGCGGCAGGCGTTGAGTTGATCCAATCCACCAAGCTGATCTGA
- a CDS encoding anti-sigma factor family protein: protein MNTPSDEQLVAYLDDELDPGYRSQLDTAIADDPLLSLRVQWLERSNLPFKSAYDELAQQAPLDRLQARLDAIPSPPPPGLSRRWFIGGAAAALVVGGGLADRLILGWQAQQTHHWRGMVGDYMALYVPQTLDHLPSDEATQRAQLRSVDARLGLTLSPAALKLPGAEFKRAQLLEYDGVPIAQIVYLDQRHGPLALCITRSNSGSQPFANERRHEMNVVYWTEREHAWMLIGHVPTADLQQRAQLLRRRLTA from the coding sequence ATGAATACACCTTCGGACGAGCAACTGGTCGCCTATCTGGATGACGAACTGGACCCAGGATATCGCAGCCAATTGGACACGGCCATCGCCGACGACCCGCTGCTCAGCCTGCGCGTGCAATGGCTGGAGCGCAGCAATCTGCCGTTCAAAAGCGCCTATGACGAACTGGCGCAACAGGCGCCGCTGGATCGTTTGCAGGCGCGGCTGGATGCTATTCCTTCGCCACCACCTCCCGGGCTGAGTCGCCGCTGGTTTATCGGCGGCGCGGCGGCCGCTCTGGTGGTCGGCGGCGGATTGGCCGACCGGTTGATCCTCGGCTGGCAGGCGCAGCAAACGCATCACTGGCGTGGAATGGTCGGCGACTACATGGCTCTCTACGTGCCGCAAACCCTCGATCACTTGCCCAGCGACGAAGCTACGCAACGAGCGCAACTGCGCAGCGTCGATGCACGTCTGGGCCTGACTCTGTCACCGGCAGCATTGAAACTGCCCGGTGCCGAGTTCAAACGTGCACAGTTGCTTGAGTACGACGGCGTGCCGATTGCGCAGATCGTTTATCTGGATCAGCGGCACGGGCCGTTGGCCTTGTGCATCACCCGCTCGAACAGCGGCAGCCAGCCATTTGCCAACGAGCGTCGGCACGAGATGAACGTCGTGTATTGGACCGAGCGCGAACATGCATGGATGCTGATCGGCCACGTGCCAACAGCGGATCTGCAACAGCGGGCACAGTTGTTGAGAAGACGTTTAACCGCCTAG
- a CDS encoding RNA polymerase sigma factor, with protein MARLWRYGLLLSRNRHVAEDLVQATCVRALERCGQYVAGTRMDRWLLSILHSIWLNEVRARRVRHGSGQVDADTQLTFDGEYAAQTHVMATQVIRRVDALPETQRETVYLAYVEGLSYREVAEILQVPIGTVMSRLATARLKLAEYPPLQAVPKTTEGTRP; from the coding sequence CTGGCGCGCTTGTGGCGCTACGGTTTGCTGCTGTCGCGCAATCGGCATGTCGCCGAGGATCTGGTGCAGGCCACCTGCGTGCGGGCGCTGGAGCGCTGCGGCCAGTACGTGGCCGGCACGCGCATGGATCGCTGGTTGCTGAGCATTCTGCATTCGATCTGGCTGAACGAAGTGCGCGCGCGCCGAGTGCGCCATGGCTCGGGGCAGGTCGATGCCGACACGCAACTGACGTTCGACGGGGAATACGCCGCGCAAACTCATGTGATGGCCACCCAAGTGATTCGCCGCGTTGATGCACTGCCGGAAACCCAGCGTGAAACGGTGTATCTGGCCTATGTCGAGGGTTTGTCCTACCGCGAAGTCGCCGAAATCCTGCAAGTACCGATCGGCACAGTGATGAGCCGACTGGCCACCGCGCGCCTGAAACTCGCCGAATACCCGCCCTTGCAAGCGGTGCCGAAAACCACCGAAGGAACCCGGCCATGA
- a CDS encoding tetratricopeptide repeat protein, protein MTIRSVMFAAPLLLAAAMSSHLAFANGDEEDPVQKPECPKGQVWDSKTQKCVLQTSSLLPDADRTDYAYRLAKAGRYDEALALLDTLKQPNTAKAFNYRGYATRKLGRTDEGIGYYLQSVKLDPQYAQVREYLGEAYVIKGRVDLAQEQLQQIQSICGTSCEEYQDLAEAINDSTKI, encoded by the coding sequence ATGACTATCCGTTCCGTTATGTTCGCCGCCCCGTTGTTACTGGCCGCTGCGATGTCGAGTCATCTGGCCTTCGCCAACGGTGACGAAGAAGATCCGGTGCAGAAGCCCGAATGCCCGAAAGGTCAGGTCTGGGACAGCAAAACGCAAAAATGCGTCTTGCAGACCAGCAGCCTGTTACCGGACGCGGACCGCACCGATTACGCCTATCGTCTGGCCAAGGCCGGCCGCTACGATGAGGCGCTGGCGTTACTCGACACCCTCAAGCAACCGAATACCGCCAAGGCTTTCAATTATCGCGGATATGCGACGCGCAAACTGGGGCGCACCGACGAGGGCATCGGCTATTACCTGCAATCAGTGAAACTCGATCCGCAGTATGCGCAGGTGCGCGAATACCTCGGCGAAGCCTATGTGATCAAAGGACGCGTCGACCTGGCGCAAGAACAGTTGCAGCAGATCCAGTCGATTTGCGGCACGTCTTGTGAGGAATATCAGGATCTGGCTGAAGCCATCAACGATTCAACGAAAATCTGA
- a CDS encoding crotonase/enoyl-CoA hydratase family protein has product MNQYSAFSVELADNIAHVQINRPEKINSMNAAFWSEIIEIFQWIDDTDEVRVVVLSGNGKHFSSGIDLMMLAGVANELGKDVGRNARLLRRKILTLQASFNAVDNCRKPVLAAIQGYCLGGAIDLIAACDMRYAAEDAQFSIKEIDIGMAADVGTLQRLPRIIGDGMLRELAYTGRTFGAEEARSIGLVNRVYGDKEALLEGVIEIARDIASKTPIAVTGTKEMISYMRDHRIDDGLEYVATWNAAMLQSTDLRVAMAAHMSKQKPEFLD; this is encoded by the coding sequence ATGAATCAATACTCCGCCTTCAGCGTCGAACTGGCCGATAACATCGCTCATGTGCAGATCAATCGACCGGAAAAGATCAACTCGATGAACGCGGCGTTCTGGAGCGAGATCATCGAGATCTTTCAGTGGATCGACGACACCGATGAAGTTCGTGTGGTGGTGCTCAGTGGCAACGGCAAGCATTTTTCTTCCGGGATTGATCTGATGATGCTCGCCGGGGTTGCCAATGAACTGGGCAAAGACGTCGGTCGCAATGCGCGCCTGTTGCGGCGCAAAATCCTCACCCTGCAAGCCTCGTTCAACGCCGTCGACAACTGCCGCAAACCGGTGCTCGCCGCTATTCAGGGTTACTGCCTGGGTGGCGCCATCGATCTGATCGCCGCGTGCGACATGCGTTACGCTGCCGAAGATGCACAATTCTCGATCAAGGAAATTGATATCGGCATGGCCGCCGATGTTGGCACTTTGCAACGGTTGCCACGGATCATCGGTGACGGCATGCTGCGTGAACTGGCTTACACCGGTCGCACTTTCGGCGCTGAAGAAGCGCGCAGCATCGGCCTGGTCAACCGCGTTTATGGCGACAAGGAGGCACTGCTGGAGGGTGTCATCGAGATCGCCCGGGACATCGCCTCCAAAACGCCAATAGCGGTGACTGGCACCAAGGAAATGATCAGCTACATGCGCGACCATCGCATTGACGACGGTCTCGAATACGTTGCCACCTGGAACGCCGCCATGTTGCAATCCACCGATTTGCGCGTGGCCATGGCCGCCCACATGAGCAAACAGAAACCCGAATTTCTGGACTGA
- the nudC gene encoding NAD(+) diphosphatase — MTARWTTAVLDTDQPGGWAVARSPEGFLFDDNGALFPREWLKRQDLSILAEHGIGHLDGEPVFLLELSSVSEVPGCSWKGLRAFMLEGDHTLYKVLGYAAQIGTWAREHRFCGNCGQSMTQVPRERAMYCEPCGLRNYPRISPSMIVLITRGDEILLARSPRFVTGVYSTLAGFAEPGESAEECLIREVREEVQIEVKNIQYLGSQCWPFPHSMMLGFHAEYAGGEIVCQEDEIEDAQWFNVHDLPPLPASKSIARYLIDVYVARRLGHAEPVLPG, encoded by the coding sequence ATGACAGCTCGCTGGACCACTGCAGTACTCGACACCGATCAACCGGGCGGCTGGGCCGTGGCGCGCAGCCCGGAAGGCTTTCTGTTCGATGACAACGGCGCACTGTTCCCGCGCGAATGGCTCAAGCGTCAGGATCTGTCGATTCTCGCCGAGCACGGCATCGGTCATCTCGATGGCGAACCGGTTTTTCTCTTGGAATTGAGCAGTGTCAGCGAGGTGCCGGGTTGCTCCTGGAAAGGTCTGCGAGCATTCATGCTCGAAGGCGATCACACCCTTTATAAAGTGCTCGGTTATGCCGCGCAGATCGGCACGTGGGCGCGGGAACATCGTTTTTGTGGCAATTGCGGGCAGTCGATGACGCAGGTGCCGCGCGAACGAGCAATGTACTGCGAGCCCTGCGGGTTGCGCAATTATCCGCGGATTTCGCCGAGCATGATCGTGCTGATCACCCGTGGCGACGAGATTTTGCTGGCGCGCTCGCCGCGTTTTGTTACCGGGGTTTACAGCACGCTTGCGGGTTTTGCCGAACCGGGGGAATCGGCCGAAGAGTGCCTGATCCGCGAAGTGCGCGAGGAAGTGCAGATCGAGGTGAAGAACATTCAGTATCTGGGCAGTCAGTGCTGGCCGTTCCCGCATTCCATGATGCTCGGCTTCCATGCCGAATACGCGGGTGGCGAGATTGTCTGCCAGGAAGACGAGATCGAAGACGCCCAGTGGTTCAACGTGCACGACTTGCCGCCGTTGCCGGCCTCGAAGTCGATTGCCCGTTACCTGATCGACGTCTACGTGGCGCGGCGCTTAGGCCACGCTGAACCAGTGCTGCCAGGCTAG
- a CDS encoding TSUP family transporter produces the protein MPFELSVDLTTLAILALVAFVAGFIDAIAGGGGLLTTPALLTAGLPPHLVLGTNKLSSTFGSATASFTFYRRKLFHPRQWVHAIVGTLVGALTGAVVAHYLPAEWLNKMLPVIVFACGLYLLFGGTPKAPLDSDAPIKKKWQSTQGFSLGFYDGVAGPGTGAFWTVSSLLLYPIDLVKASGVARSMNFVSNIAALSVFVFSGQVDWIIGLSMGLSVMVGAFFGARTAISGGAKFIRPVFITVVLGLTVRLAWQHWFSVA, from the coding sequence ATGCCTTTCGAACTCAGCGTTGACCTCACCACCCTCGCCATCCTGGCGCTCGTCGCTTTCGTTGCCGGATTCATAGACGCCATCGCCGGCGGCGGCGGTCTGTTGACCACCCCGGCGCTGTTGACGGCTGGCCTGCCGCCGCATCTGGTGCTCGGCACCAACAAGCTCAGCTCGACGTTTGGCTCGGCCACCGCGAGCTTCACCTTCTATCGACGCAAGCTGTTTCACCCGCGTCAGTGGGTGCACGCCATCGTCGGTACGCTGGTCGGCGCGTTGACCGGCGCCGTCGTCGCGCATTATTTACCGGCAGAATGGCTGAACAAGATGCTCCCGGTGATCGTCTTCGCCTGTGGCCTTTATTTGTTATTCGGTGGCACGCCAAAAGCACCGCTGGACAGCGATGCTCCGATCAAAAAGAAATGGCAGTCGACCCAAGGCTTCAGCCTCGGTTTCTACGACGGCGTCGCCGGGCCCGGTACCGGCGCGTTCTGGACGGTCAGCAGTCTGTTGCTCTACCCGATCGATCTGGTCAAGGCCAGCGGCGTCGCGCGCAGCATGAACTTCGTCAGCAACATTGCGGCGCTGTCGGTGTTCGTATTTTCCGGGCAAGTGGACTGGATCATCGGCCTGAGCATGGGCCTGTCGGTGATGGTCGGCGCATTCTTCGGCGCGCGCACCGCAATCAGCGGTGGCGCCAAATTCATCCGTCCGGTGTTCATCACCGTAGTGCTGGGTTTGACCGTTCGTCTAGCCTGGCAGCACTGGTTCAGCGTGGCCTAA
- a CDS encoding DUF1348 family protein has protein sequence MSTAAQVRPPLPPFNRESAIEKVRLAEDGWNSRDPEKVSLAYTLDTKWRNRAEFANNREEAKAFLTRKWAKELDYRLIKELWAFSDARIAVRYAYEWHDDSGNWFRSYGNENWEFDEQGLMFQRYACINDMPIKESERKFHWPLGRRPDDHPGLSDLDL, from the coding sequence ATGTCTACCGCAGCTCAGGTACGTCCGCCATTACCGCCCTTCAATCGTGAGTCGGCGATCGAGAAAGTTCGCCTGGCCGAAGATGGCTGGAATTCTCGCGATCCGGAAAAAGTCTCCCTCGCTTACACGCTCGACACAAAATGGCGCAACCGCGCCGAGTTCGCCAACAACCGCGAAGAAGCCAAGGCTTTCCTGACTCGCAAATGGGCGAAAGAGCTGGATTATCGCTTGATCAAGGAATTGTGGGCGTTCTCCGATGCGCGTATCGCGGTGCGTTACGCCTATGAATGGCATGACGATTCCGGCAACTGGTTCCGCTCCTACGGCAATGAAAACTGGGAGTTTGACGAACAGGGCCTGATGTTCCAGCGCTATGCCTGTATCAATGACATGCCGATCAAGGAAAGCGAGCGCAAATTCCATTGGCCACTGGGGCGACGCCCGGATGATCACCCGGGCCTGTCTGACCTCGACCTATAA
- a CDS encoding TetR/AcrR family transcriptional regulator, with the protein MNAIANTETRDIILDVTEKLIYKSGIAATSMDLLVKTAGVSRKSIYRYFADKDALTVEALQRRDIRWMHWYRSAVDQAETPADRLLNLFTVLKGWFASEGFRGCAFINTSGETGDPQDPVRQVAKEHKQKLLDYVCELCSEHGAEDPQLLARQLLILIDGAITVALVMGDHSAADNARCMARKLLDL; encoded by the coding sequence ATGAACGCAATCGCCAATACCGAAACCCGCGACATCATTCTGGATGTCACTGAAAAACTGATCTACAAAAGTGGCATTGCCGCCACCAGCATGGATCTCCTGGTGAAAACCGCAGGTGTCTCCAGGAAAAGCATTTACCGCTATTTTGCCGACAAGGACGCGCTAACCGTCGAAGCGCTGCAACGCCGCGACATTCGCTGGATGCATTGGTACAGAAGCGCCGTCGATCAGGCCGAGACCCCGGCTGACCGCCTGCTCAATCTGTTTACTGTGCTCAAGGGCTGGTTCGCCTCGGAAGGCTTTCGCGGCTGTGCTTTCATTAACACCAGCGGCGAGACCGGTGACCCGCAGGACCCCGTGCGGCAGGTCGCCAAAGAACACAAACAGAAGCTGCTCGACTACGTGTGCGAGCTGTGTAGCGAACATGGCGCCGAAGATCCGCAACTGCTGGCCAGACAGCTGCTGATCCTGATCGACGGAGCCATTACCGTAGCGCTTGTGATGGGTGATCACAGTGCCGCCGATAATGCGCGATGCATGGCGCGCAAGTTATTGGACCTGTAA
- the pssA gene encoding CDP-diacylglycerol--serine O-phosphatidyltransferase, protein MPLLFKRSLLPKLRSFPLTAEAVTILSGAAEFRRCLLEQIAAATQRIYIVALYLQQDEAGQEILDALHAAKLKRPELEIAVVVDWLRAQRGLIGAGKQPGNSAWYQEMTRTHQSEVPIYGVPVQTRELFGVLHLKGFVIDDCVVYSGASLNNVYLHKFDKYRFDRYHVLRSHELADSMHHLVKHGLIESKAVHRLDLPNLPTTRSLRNDIGDLRSRLKYATYDTATGTTAKDGLSVTPLLGVGKNNPLNRAILELIASAQQQLTICTPYFNLPLGVIREINRALARGVKIDIVVGDKTANDFYIPPSEPFRVIAALPYLYEISLRRFAKRHQRNIDSGQLNLHLWRDGDNTYHLKGMWIDQRYTLLTGNNLNPRAFRLDLENALLIDDPKGQWLAPRSQELEEIFRHTTRIDSFQSLETLPEYPAGVAKFLKRVSRVRIERLLYRIL, encoded by the coding sequence ATGCCGTTGCTTTTCAAACGTTCCCTGCTGCCCAAACTGCGCAGCTTCCCGCTGACCGCCGAGGCCGTGACGATTCTGTCCGGTGCCGCCGAGTTTCGTCGCTGCCTGCTTGAGCAAATCGCCGCAGCGACCCAGCGCATCTACATCGTCGCGCTGTATTTGCAGCAAGACGAAGCCGGTCAGGAAATCCTTGATGCCCTGCACGCCGCCAAGCTCAAGCGTCCCGAGTTGGAAATCGCTGTAGTCGTCGATTGGTTGCGCGCGCAACGCGGCTTGATCGGTGCCGGCAAGCAGCCGGGTAATTCGGCGTGGTATCAGGAAATGACCCGTACGCATCAGAGCGAAGTGCCGATCTACGGCGTGCCGGTGCAGACCCGAGAACTCTTCGGCGTTTTGCATTTGAAGGGCTTTGTGATCGACGATTGCGTGGTCTACAGCGGTGCCAGCCTGAACAATGTGTACCTGCACAAATTCGACAAGTACCGGTTCGACCGTTATCACGTCCTGCGCAGCCATGAGCTGGCGGACTCGATGCATCACCTGGTCAAGCACGGTCTGATCGAGTCGAAAGCGGTGCATCGCCTCGACCTGCCGAACCTGCCGACCACGCGCAGCCTGCGCAACGACATCGGCGACCTGCGCAGCCGCTTGAAATATGCGACCTACGACACAGCTACCGGCACAACGGCCAAAGACGGTTTGTCGGTCACGCCGCTGTTGGGCGTGGGCAAAAACAATCCGCTGAACCGCGCCATTCTTGAACTGATCGCCAGCGCGCAACAGCAGCTGACCATCTGCACGCCGTACTTCAACCTGCCGCTGGGCGTGATCCGCGAGATCAATCGCGCGTTGGCCCGTGGCGTGAAGATCGATATCGTGGTCGGCGACAAAACCGCCAACGACTTCTATATTCCGCCGAGCGAGCCGTTCAGGGTGATCGCAGCGCTGCCGTATCTGTACGAGATCAGTCTGCGCCGGTTTGCCAAACGGCATCAGCGCAATATCGACAGCGGCCAATTGAATCTGCACTTGTGGCGCGACGGCGACAACACCTACCACCTCAAGGGCATGTGGATCGATCAGCGTTATACGTTGCTGACCGGCAACAACCTCAATCCACGGGCGTTCCGTCTGGACCTGGAAAACGCGCTGCTGATTGATGACCCGAAAGGCCAGTGGCTGGCGCCGCGGTCGCAGGAGCTGGAGGAGATTTTCCGTCATACCACGCGCATCGACAGCTTCCAAAGCCTGGAAACGCTGCCGGAGTACCCGGCGGGGGTGGCGAAGTTTCTCAAGCGTGTGAGTCGGGTGCGGATCGAGCGGTTGCTGTACAGAATCCTTTAA
- the efeO gene encoding iron uptake system protein EfeO, producing the protein MKKTPLALLLTLGLLNTPLSAFAAPAPLDLVGPVSDYKIYVSEKLDELGSHTQQFTDAVKKGDLATAQKLYAPTRVYYESIEPIAELFSDLDASIDSRVDDHEKGVKAEDFTGFHRIEYSLFAEKSTQGLGALADKLNSDVKDLQTRVAGLTFPPEKVVGGAAALLEEVAATKISGEEDRYSHTDLYDFQGNIDGAKKIVDLFRTQIEQQDKAFVAKVDKNFATVDKILARYKTADGGFETYDKVKDNDRKALVGPVNTLAEDLSTMRGKLGLN; encoded by the coding sequence ATGAAAAAAACGCCACTCGCGTTATTGCTGACCCTTGGTTTGCTCAACACCCCGCTGTCAGCGTTTGCCGCACCGGCACCGCTGGATCTGGTCGGGCCGGTGTCGGATTACAAGATCTACGTCAGCGAAAAACTCGATGAGCTGGGCAGCCACACACAGCAATTCACCGACGCAGTCAAAAAAGGTGATCTGGCCACCGCGCAAAAGCTGTATGCGCCCACGCGTGTTTACTACGAATCAATCGAGCCGATTGCCGAGCTGTTCAGTGACCTGGATGCATCCATTGACTCGCGGGTCGACGACCATGAGAAAGGCGTGAAAGCGGAGGATTTCACCGGGTTTCACCGGATCGAATACTCGCTGTTTGCGGAAAAAAGCACGCAGGGCCTGGGTGCGCTGGCGGACAAGCTGAACAGCGATGTCAAAGACTTGCAGACCCGCGTGGCCGGTCTGACCTTCCCGCCGGAAAAGGTCGTGGGCGGCGCTGCGGCGCTGCTTGAAGAAGTCGCCGCAACCAAGATCTCCGGCGAAGAAGACCGCTACAGCCACACTGACCTGTATGACTTCCAGGGCAACATCGACGGTGCGAAGAAAATCGTTGATTTGTTCCGCACGCAAATCGAACAGCAGGACAAGGCTTTCGTCGCCAAAGTCGACAAGAACTTCGCCACGGTCGACAAGATTCTGGCCAGGTACAAGACTGCCGATGGCGGGTTTGAGACATATGACAAGGTCAAGGATAACGACCGCAAGGCGCTGGTCGGGCCGGTGAATACTTTGGCGGAAGACCTGTCGACGATGCGTGGGAAGCTGGGTCTGAACTGA